The following coding sequences lie in one Rutidosis leptorrhynchoides isolate AG116_Rl617_1_P2 chromosome 4, CSIRO_AGI_Rlap_v1, whole genome shotgun sequence genomic window:
- the LOC139843394 gene encoding uncharacterized protein, protein MDAEAESDKQRRRMITKSSSIKRKPLANLTNIIHKPQSKKPTTSTASNSSIGSTQNPIHLPISTRSGQHVPSEPQRLATDRLVDDENRNLVGRRRQTTQNTKSNTKDAVSFRQRTRNAVKESSASLCSPTLEKTKDQGNVNPSRLDKTKNDGQILYKRKATDVPSSAPHMKNASNSVNTPVPHSTIIKYSRQSKNLKNNADDTPVSRSTVNIKDKGKENIEISADKGKTIDVPLNYRSVKNVKSNMAEAREPLKEVIIKDRGDMDMGSSHVITSNSGINRKDKGKAIAMPDDYPSTTYRKISMMEGHFPLKGIVINDGSETVSGSSHADHVHKDGGKAVATPVSYRTLDKQSSCPPPLRSTSNRNEVVGSEDIVQLKPQTEPPPNKKKRRCSSKEEYTLPKEYVEQQRAYFKEIDDFELLVEEV, encoded by the exons ATGGATGCAGAAGCTGAATCAGATAAACAACGACGACGTATGATTACAAAATCATCATCAATTAAACGAAAACCCTTAGCCAATCTCACTAACATCATTCATAAACCTCAATCGAAGAAACCTACAACTTCCACCGCCTCCAATTCAAGTATCGGATCCACCCAAAACCCGATCCATCTCCCAATTAGCACTCGATCGGGTCAACACGTTCCTTCTGAACCTCAGAGACTCGCGACCG ATCGTTTGGTTGATGATGAGAATCGTAATTTGGTTGGTCGAAGAAGACAAACCACACAGAATACTAAGAGTAACACAAAGGATGCTGTTTCCTTTCGTCAGCGTACAAGAAACGCTGTGAAAGAAAGTTCTGCGTCTCTTTGTTCACCGACCCTGGAGAAAACTAAGGATCAAGGGAATGTAAATCCGTCTCGGTTGGATAAAACGAAGAACGATGGACAGATTCTTTATAAAAGGAAGGCTACTGATGTTCCATCGAGTGCCCCTCATATGAAGAATGCAAGTAACAGTGTTAACACTCCTGTCCCTCATTCTACCATAATAAAATATTCTCGTCAGTCGAAGAATTTAAAGAATAATGCGGACGACACCCCTGTTTCTCGTTCTACTGTGAACATAAAGGATAAAGGAAAGGAAAATATTGAGATATCTGCTGATAAAGGAAAGACAATTGATGTACCACTTAATTACCGTTCagttaaaaatgtaaagagtaacatGGCTGAAGCTCGCGAACCCCTTAAAGAGGTGATAATTAAAGATAGAGGGGACATGGATATGGGATCTAGTCATGTTATTACATCTAATTCTGGAATTAATAGAAAGGATAAGGGAAAGGCAATTGCTATGCCAGATGATTATCCTTCTACGACTTATAGAAAGATTAGCATGATGGAAGGTCATTTTCCCCTTAAAGGAATAGTAATTAACGATGGATCGGAAACTGTTTCGGGTTCTAGTCATGCTGATCATGTTCACAAAGATGGCGGGAAGGCGGTTGCGACACCTGTCAGTTATCGTACTCTGGACAAACAAAGTAGCTGTCCACCTCCTTTGAGGTCCACAAGCAATAG GAATGAGGTAGTTGGATCAGAAGATATAGTTCAACTTAAACCACAAACAGAACCTCCTCCAAATAAAAAG AAACGAAGATGCTCATCAAAGGAAGAATACACATTGCCAAAAGAATATGTGGAGCAGCAGAGAGCTTATTTCAAAGAGATTGATGACTTTGAGTTACTAGTAGAAGAAGTATGA
- the LOC139840106 gene encoding 5-amino-6-(5-phospho-D-ribitylamino)uracil phosphatase, chloroplastic-like gives MESAFGFRLIPTTTTSFLPSHLPINLRLPSLQRSSFVEQQSNRKNIIRSCYGSEEIGPLDGLQFTPTKIFMEEAIGAEYGEGFETFRPDGPLKVDVDFLNDRLQEGFLKRIRYAMKPDEAYGLIFSWDNVVAGTQALKLSAWKELAREEGKEIPENDNIQRLLLHGAPDHVLDKVLMWEKEECELERLSSKLSQLYSNNLLKLSEPMEGLKEWLDAVCTARIPCAVVSSLDRRIMVEILENLGLMKYFQAIVTEEDGMDSMAHRLLSAAVKLDRKPSKCVVFEDDPRGITAAHNCTMMVVALIGAHPAYDLVQADLAVGGFNELSVINLRRLFAHTGSTFMELQKQVVEKTPPRRRLTIDTIY, from the exons ATGGAATCTGCTTTTGGTTTCCGGTTGATTCCAACTACTACTACTTCATTTCTTCCGTCCCACCTGCCAATTAACCTCAGATTACCG AGCTTACAACGTTCGAGCTTCGTTGAGCAACAAAGTAATAGGAAAAACATAATTAGAAGTTGTTATGGGTCTGAAGAAATTGGGCCCCTTGATGGCTTACAGTTTACACCCACCAAGATTTTTATGGAAGAg GCAATTGGAGCTGAATATGGAGAAGGTTTTGAGACATTTAGACCAGATGGACCATTGAAAGTTGATGTT GATTTTTTGAATGATAGATTACAAGAGGGTTTTCTAAAAAGAATTCGATATGCTATGAAGCCTGATGAAGCTTATGGACTTATTTTTTCATGGGATAATGTGGTG GCGGGTACTCAAGCTTTGAAGTTGAGTGCTTGGAAAGAACTTGCACGTGAGGAAG GAAAAGAAATTCCCGAAAACGACAATATTCAAAGGCTTTTGCTTCATGGTGCTCCGGATCATGTTTTAGATAAG GTGTTAATGTGGGAGAAGGAAGAATGTGAATTGGAAAGATTAAGTTCAAAGCTTTCACAGTTGTATAGCAACAATCTTCTCAag CTTTCAGAACCCATGGAAGGTCTGAAAGAATGGTTGGATGCGGTATGTACTGCACGCATTCCTTGTGCTGTTGTTTCGAGTCTCGATAGGCGAATTATGGTTGAAATATTGGAAAACTTAGGGCTTATGAAGTATTTTCAG GCAATAGTAACAGAGGAAGATGGCATGGATTCCATGGCTCATAGATTACTTTCTGCAGCAGTTAAG TTGGATAGAAAACCATCGAAATGTGTGGTGTTTGAAGATGATCCTCGTGGCATAACTGCCGCCCACAACTGCACAATGATGGTGGTGGCACTTATCGGTGCACATCCAGC GTATGATCTGGTGCAGGCTGATCTTGCTGTCGGTGGATTTAATGAACTATCGGTGATCAATCTTCGAAGACTTTTTGCACACACGGGTTCAACTTTTATGGAACTACAGAAGCAAGTTGTAGAGAAAACACCTCCAAGAAGGAGACTTACAATTGACACCATTTACTGA